Proteins encoded by one window of Streptomyces clavuligerus:
- a CDS encoding phosphotriesterase family protein, whose protein sequence is MDRATRPAPPAPPQVRTVTGPLPGHAVTGPVLAHEHLALDLDRTGEGAAVLDARHAPAVAAELAGLREEYGLGLVVEPTCRGMGRDPAALRRISRASGVAVVAATGWYYEPFHTPEVNGAGVEELADVLIREITTGITTGAAAGITTGAAAGAVPAAAGTGAGPVLPGIIGEVGSHGETPSEPETRVLRAAARAALATGLAVATHAHLGRGGPAQLALLTREGLPPDRVSIGHQDLLDSPAVHRELAATGAYVAFDTVGKEDYGSDTTRLRLLLALLEAGHADRALLSGDISRHRYLWSEGGQGYGHLFRVFLPRLRAAGADDALIDLLTRRNPLRLLTGADPGPARPAPVPPPSPSPSPPPAPPRPPLQDPSPKDAR, encoded by the coding sequence ATGGACCGCGCCACCCGCCCGGCCCCACCGGCCCCACCGCAGGTCCGTACGGTCACCGGGCCGCTCCCCGGTCACGCGGTCACCGGCCCGGTCCTCGCCCATGAGCATCTGGCCCTGGACCTGGACCGGACGGGGGAGGGCGCGGCCGTGCTCGACGCCCGCCACGCCCCGGCGGTGGCCGCCGAGCTGGCCGGGCTGCGGGAGGAGTACGGCCTCGGCCTCGTCGTCGAGCCGACCTGCCGGGGCATGGGCCGGGACCCGGCGGCCCTGCGGCGGATCTCCCGGGCGTCCGGCGTCGCCGTGGTCGCCGCCACCGGCTGGTACTACGAGCCGTTCCACACCCCCGAGGTGAACGGCGCCGGGGTCGAGGAGCTGGCGGACGTCCTGATCCGGGAGATCACCACGGGCATCACCACAGGCGCCGCCGCAGGCATCACCACGGGCGCCGCCGCGGGCGCCGTCCCCGCCGCGGCCGGGACCGGTGCCGGGCCCGTCCTCCCGGGGATCATCGGCGAGGTCGGCAGCCACGGCGAGACCCCGAGCGAGCCCGAGACCCGGGTGCTGCGGGCCGCCGCCCGGGCCGCGCTCGCCACCGGTCTCGCCGTCGCCACCCACGCCCACCTCGGCCGGGGCGGCCCCGCGCAACTCGCCCTCCTCACCCGTGAGGGACTGCCGCCCGACCGTGTCAGCATCGGCCACCAGGACCTCCTGGACTCCCCCGCCGTCCACCGGGAGCTGGCGGCGACCGGCGCGTACGTCGCGTTCGACACCGTCGGCAAGGAGGACTACGGGAGCGACACCACCCGGCTGCGGCTGCTGCTGGCCCTCCTGGAGGCGGGCCACGCCGACCGGGCGCTGCTCAGCGGGGACATCTCCCGCCACCGCTATCTGTGGTCCGAGGGCGGCCAGGGGTACGGGCACCTCTTCCGCGTCTTCCTGCCCCGGCTGCGCGCCGCCGGGGCCGACGACGCGCTGATCGACCTGCTGACCCGCCGCAATCCGCTGCGGCTGCTCACCGGCGCCGACCCGGGGCCCGCGCGCCCTGCCCCCGTTCCGCCTCCGTCCCCGTCTCCGTCCCCTCCTCCGGCTCCGCCTCGGCCTCCGCTCCAGGACCCCTCCCCCAAGGACGCCCGATGA
- a CDS encoding alanine racemase: MFLDVVLRRNPALAGAATALHRRGRIPPDTYVLDLDAVDANAALLADRAERLGLGLWFVVKQFGRNPALIRAVARHIPRYAAIDAAEARALDAAGARPGNLGHLSQIPVRALGGLLALRPLAVTVFDLAGARAVGRAARRGGWTQDVLVRLENGPGSGHPGQEGGVPLTALTEFAEAAERLPGVRIAGVTAFPCVRCDPVTGQPSATPDLAAAQAAVALLTARGHEGLLLSAPGATCAAVLPLLAAAGATHGEPGHALTGTTPLHAADQDQPERPAYVYVTEVAHTLADGRPALFGGGFYARGRARTALLPRTGTRLPVLPAPPDHIDYYRLLAAPARPREARTGDTALLAFRTQIFVTRSTVAVVAGLSTGRGRLLGLYDSRGRPL, translated from the coding sequence GTGTTCCTCGATGTCGTCCTCCGTCGCAATCCCGCGCTCGCCGGGGCCGCCACCGCGCTGCACCGGCGGGGGCGCATCCCGCCCGACACCTATGTCCTGGACCTCGACGCCGTCGACGCCAACGCCGCGCTGCTCGCGGACCGGGCCGAGCGGCTCGGGCTCGGGCTCTGGTTCGTCGTCAAGCAGTTCGGCCGCAACCCCGCGCTGATCCGGGCCGTGGCCCGGCACATCCCCCGGTACGCGGCGATCGACGCCGCCGAGGCCCGTGCGCTGGACGCGGCCGGGGCCCGCCCCGGCAACCTCGGTCATCTCTCGCAGATCCCCGTGCGCGCCCTCGGCGGGCTGCTGGCCCTGCGGCCCCTGGCCGTCACCGTGTTCGACCTGGCGGGCGCCCGCGCGGTCGGCCGGGCGGCCCGGCGCGGCGGGTGGACGCAGGACGTCCTCGTACGGCTGGAGAACGGGCCCGGCTCCGGCCACCCCGGCCAGGAGGGCGGCGTACCGCTCACCGCCCTGACGGAGTTCGCCGAGGCCGCCGAGCGGCTGCCGGGGGTGCGGATCGCGGGCGTCACCGCCTTCCCGTGCGTCCGCTGCGACCCGGTCACCGGGCAGCCGTCCGCCACACCCGACCTCGCCGCGGCACAGGCCGCCGTCGCGCTGCTGACCGCGCGGGGCCATGAAGGGCTCCTGCTGAGCGCCCCGGGGGCCACCTGCGCCGCCGTGCTGCCGCTGCTCGCCGCCGCCGGGGCCACCCACGGGGAGCCGGGACACGCCCTCACCGGCACCACCCCGCTGCACGCCGCCGACCAGGACCAGCCCGAACGGCCCGCGTACGTGTATGTCACCGAGGTCGCCCACACCCTGGCCGACGGCCGCCCCGCCCTCTTCGGCGGCGGCTTCTACGCCCGGGGGCGGGCCCGCACCGCCCTGCTGCCGCGCACCGGGACCCGGCTGCCGGTGCTCCCGGCGCCCCCGGACCACATCGACTACTACCGGCTGCTGGCGGCCCCGGCCCGCCCCCGGGAGGCCCGGACCGGGGACACCGCGCTGCTCGCGTTCCGTACCCAGATCTTCGTCACCCGGTCCACGGTCGCGGTCGTCGCGGGGCTCTCCACGG